From Cohaesibacter gelatinilyticus, the proteins below share one genomic window:
- a CDS encoding ABC transporter permease produces the protein MNWRMEMRSLITPGFIVLTVILGTYGRDLAKWLDARWLIKVPSAWIIKFNTYISAGMKWLVEDAAIGPLSFTDLTRALAWLIEQPYDFVLALLATGFTVGQGADVQTILPAISWIVVTTAVIALGHYCRDWGLAALVGTCFLYLAIFGQWDSAMVTLASVVIAVPIGAVGGLLTGIWAYRHPVGERILSPILDLMQTIPIFAYLVPILFMFGFGPVSALVATIIYATPPMVRVTILALKAVDPEIVDFGRITGATQRQLMWRILVPSASPTLMVGVNQVIMLTLNMVIIASMIGAGGLGFDVLAALRRLDIGAGFEAGIAIVVLAIAIDRLSHAMQKRVGQIHKAATGSWFSRHKRTILVVGLLLVTWLLGQFAPFLLKYPDGQILTTGTFWNDTIKYLNVNFFDLFEALKVFFLHWFMLPIKRVMLGIPWPVAIALLTFLGWRAGGWRLALLCGGLSALIALSGLWTKAMVTVYLCGASVILATLIGVPLGILAALNKRAGVVIDLFIDTLQTLPSFVYLIPVVMLFRVGDFAAMIAIVLYALAPAVRYAAHGVRGVGQELIEAGQVCGCTKAQLLRHIRLPMALPEILLGLNQTIMLALSMLVITALVGTRDLGQEVYIALTKADIGRGLVAGLAIAFIAIIADRLVKAGARGARERFGLER, from the coding sequence ATGAACTGGCGTATGGAAATGCGGTCCCTGATCACGCCCGGATTTATCGTGTTGACGGTGATCCTGGGGACTTATGGACGGGATCTGGCCAAGTGGCTGGATGCCCGCTGGCTCATCAAGGTGCCTTCGGCATGGATCATCAAGTTCAACACCTATATTTCCGCAGGGATGAAATGGCTTGTTGAAGATGCAGCAATCGGACCTCTTTCCTTTACAGATCTGACCCGGGCGTTGGCCTGGTTGATCGAACAACCCTATGATTTTGTTCTGGCCTTGCTTGCTACTGGCTTTACTGTTGGGCAGGGGGCTGATGTACAGACAATCCTGCCTGCCATAAGCTGGATTGTGGTCACCACCGCGGTGATTGCGCTGGGTCATTATTGCAGGGATTGGGGTCTGGCGGCGCTGGTCGGAACCTGTTTTTTGTATCTGGCCATATTCGGGCAATGGGATAGCGCCATGGTCACGCTGGCCTCGGTTGTGATTGCTGTTCCAATCGGTGCTGTCGGCGGTTTGCTGACCGGTATCTGGGCCTATCGCCATCCCGTGGGTGAGCGGATCTTGTCGCCGATCCTTGATTTGATGCAGACGATCCCGATTTTTGCCTATCTGGTGCCGATCCTGTTCATGTTCGGCTTTGGGCCGGTTTCGGCTCTTGTGGCAACCATCATCTATGCCACGCCGCCGATGGTGCGTGTTACCATTCTGGCACTGAAGGCGGTGGACCCGGAAATCGTGGATTTCGGACGCATAACCGGTGCTACCCAGCGTCAATTGATGTGGCGCATCCTGGTGCCATCGGCCTCCCCTACGCTGATGGTCGGGGTCAATCAGGTTATCATGCTGACGCTCAATATGGTGATCATCGCATCGATGATCGGAGCGGGTGGACTTGGATTTGATGTTCTGGCGGCGTTGCGTCGGCTGGATATCGGTGCTGGCTTCGAAGCCGGTATTGCCATTGTGGTTCTTGCCATTGCAATAGACCGGCTAAGCCATGCCATGCAAAAGCGCGTCGGACAGATTCACAAGGCCGCCACAGGCTCGTGGTTTTCCCGCCACAAGCGCACTATTCTGGTTGTCGGTCTTCTTCTGGTGACCTGGCTTTTGGGGCAATTCGCGCCTTTCTTGCTGAAATACCCAGACGGACAGATATTGACCACAGGAACATTCTGGAACGACACGATCAAATATCTGAACGTGAATTTCTTTGACCTGTTCGAAGCCTTGAAAGTGTTCTTTCTGCATTGGTTCATGTTGCCGATCAAACGCGTCATGCTTGGTATTCCATGGCCTGTTGCCATTGCGTTGCTGACGTTCCTTGGCTGGCGTGCTGGCGGCTGGCGACTGGCGCTTTTATGTGGTGGTCTATCCGCGCTGATCGCCCTGAGTGGCCTTTGGACAAAGGCCATGGTGACGGTCTATCTGTGTGGCGCATCGGTGATATTGGCAACGCTGATTGGTGTGCCGCTGGGTATTCTGGCTGCACTGAACAAGCGTGCGGGTGTGGTGATTGATCTTTTCATCGATACGCTTCAGACCCTTCCCAGCTTTGTTTATCTGATCCCTGTGGTGATGCTTTTCCGCGTCGGGGACTTTGCGGCCATGATAGCCATTGTTCTTTATGCCTTGGCGCCAGCTGTGCGCTATGCCGCCCACGGTGTTCGTGGTGTGGGGCAGGAATTGATCGAAGCTGGTCAGGTCTGCGGTTGCACCAAAGCGCAATTGCTTCGCCACATACGTCTTCCCATGGCATTGCCGGAGATCTTGCTGGGCCTGAACCAGACCATCATGCTGGCACTGTCCATGCTGGTAATTACTGCGCTCGTGGGAACCAGGGATCTGGGGCAGGAAGTTTATATCGCTCTGACAAAAGCGGATATCGGCCGTGGACTGGTGGCGGGGCTTGCAATTGCTTTCATCGCTATCATTGCGGACCGTCTGGTAAAGGCCGGAGCCAGAGGTGCGCGTGAGCGTTTTGGATTGGAGAGATGA
- a CDS encoding quaternary amine ABC transporter ATP-binding protein, which yields MTSRIKLSCRNLWKLYGAEPEAFLKKTEDPSGDDIHAAGLVGAVRNAHIDIAEGEIFVIMGLSGSGKSTLVRCLSRLIEPTGGEVIFDGVDLLRASEEELIDIRRHKMGMVFQHFALLPHLSVLQNVMFPLTIQAVSKPDAEVKAREVIELVGLKGREDNYPRELSGGQQQRVGIARSLVTEPDLWFLDEPFSALDPLIRREMQDEFLSLQARLHKTIVFITHDFEEAVRLADRIAIMKDGEVIQVATPEDLVLNPATDYVSEFTKHIPRSKVLTVGQLMNPDMVGEGEPLPRAARISEVAERVIAAEKPVPVMDEASTIIGAIDRMAIAHILFGGDVPA from the coding sequence ATGACATCCCGGATTAAGCTGTCCTGCCGGAACCTGTGGAAGCTATATGGCGCGGAGCCGGAAGCATTTCTGAAAAAAACTGAAGACCCAAGTGGTGATGATATCCATGCGGCGGGCCTGGTCGGTGCCGTGCGTAATGCACATATCGACATTGCCGAAGGTGAGATTTTTGTCATCATGGGCTTGTCTGGTTCGGGCAAGTCGACCCTTGTGCGCTGTCTGTCCAGATTGATCGAACCGACCGGAGGCGAGGTGATTTTCGATGGCGTCGATTTGCTGCGTGCCAGTGAAGAGGAACTGATCGATATACGCCGCCACAAGATGGGAATGGTATTTCAGCATTTTGCTCTTCTTCCTCATTTGAGTGTTTTGCAAAATGTCATGTTCCCGCTCACCATACAGGCGGTGTCCAAACCGGATGCCGAAGTCAAGGCGCGTGAGGTCATCGAACTGGTTGGCCTGAAGGGACGTGAGGACAATTATCCGCGCGAGCTTTCTGGTGGTCAGCAGCAACGTGTGGGCATTGCACGTTCGCTTGTGACCGAGCCGGATCTTTGGTTTCTGGACGAGCCTTTTTCAGCTCTGGATCCGCTGATCCGTCGCGAAATGCAGGACGAGTTTCTCAGCCTTCAGGCGCGATTGCACAAGACAATCGTCTTCATTACGCATGACTTCGAGGAGGCCGTACGTCTGGCGGACCGGATTGCCATCATGAAAGATGGTGAGGTCATTCAGGTGGCAACACCGGAGGATCTGGTCCTTAATCCTGCGACCGACTATGTGTCCGAATTCACAAAACACATCCCGCGCTCCAAAGTATTGACCGTTGGTCAGCTGATGAACCCGGATATGGTTGGTGAGGGAGAACCCTTGCCAAGGGCTGCAAGGATTTCTGAGGTCGCAGAGCGTGTCATCGCGGCTGAAAAACCGGTTCCCGTCATGGACGAGGCCAGCACTATCATAGGGGCCATAGACCGTATGGCCATCGCCCATATATTGTTTGGCGGGGATGTTCCGGCATGA
- a CDS encoding ABC transporter substrate-binding protein, protein MRALKSSVMALAMMTSISAAGAVESSDPIKLTLHDWSGQLINTKIMGSILKEAGYNVEYVQADYIAQFAGLKNGDLHLAMEIWETTGREAMDEATATGKVVTIGETGLMAIEEWWYPSYMKERCPGLPNWEALKECAEEFATTETAPLGRYVGAPVTWGGFDDERVEALELDFEVVHAGTDAALFAELESAYQRKAPIILWVYVPHWAPTKYEGEFVEFPPYSPECYSDPSVGVNPNMAYDCGKPRGPIWKAAWSGLKEKWPGAYKIIDAYRVSNDEMSAMVGQADLEKVDIDKVVSGWMDANKDRWSGWIKK, encoded by the coding sequence ATGCGAGCATTGAAATCGAGCGTGATGGCTCTTGCGATGATGACTTCCATATCGGCTGCGGGCGCTGTGGAATCATCCGATCCAATCAAGCTGACACTGCATGATTGGTCCGGTCAGTTGATCAACACCAAGATCATGGGATCCATCCTGAAAGAGGCTGGCTATAATGTCGAATATGTTCAGGCTGACTATATTGCGCAATTTGCCGGACTGAAAAATGGCGATCTGCATCTGGCGATGGAGATCTGGGAGACCACTGGTCGGGAAGCTATGGATGAAGCCACGGCCACTGGCAAGGTTGTCACCATCGGTGAGACCGGTCTGATGGCTATCGAAGAATGGTGGTATCCTTCCTATATGAAAGAACGCTGCCCGGGTTTGCCGAACTGGGAAGCCTTGAAGGAATGTGCCGAAGAATTTGCGACCACCGAAACAGCACCGCTTGGTCGCTATGTCGGCGCACCGGTTACCTGGGGTGGCTTTGATGATGAGCGGGTAGAAGCTTTGGAACTCGATTTCGAAGTCGTTCATGCTGGTACCGATGCGGCTTTGTTTGCGGAGTTGGAATCGGCTTATCAGCGCAAGGCCCCGATTATCCTGTGGGTCTATGTCCCTCATTGGGCACCAACCAAATATGAGGGTGAATTTGTTGAATTCCCTCCTTATTCGCCGGAATGCTATTCGGATCCGTCAGTCGGTGTGAACCCGAACATGGCCTATGATTGCGGCAAACCGCGTGGTCCAATCTGGAAGGCTGCATGGTCCGGGTTGAAGGAAAAATGGCCAGGTGCCTACAAGATCATCGATGCTTACCGTGTTTCCAATGACGAGATGAGCGCAATGGTCGGGCAGGCGGATCTGGAAAAAGTTGATATCGACAAGGTTGTCTCCGGTTGGATGGATGCCAACAAGGATCGCTGGTCCGGTTGGATCAAGAAATAA
- a CDS encoding DeoR/GlpR family DNA-binding transcription regulator, whose amino-acid sequence MSAKTTNQREEEILRALYRAGGSCRVRFLANELGVTFETIRRNLRTLEERNIVRKVHGGVHLVEEILEPTFESRLDKMVNSKEKLAKAAVENISDGDSIFLDIGTTTAYVAMALKNHSDLFVVTNSVFVASTLSTRNNNKVFMAGGELRPHDGGAFGVEAQDLIRRLNVRFAILSVGAINADTGFMLHDLQEANLANIAIENAQVRVIVADGEKLGKRAPVALQDISRIDLFVTDRQPPRNIQKMLEENEIDLIVANENQPQS is encoded by the coding sequence ATGTCAGCCAAGACAACAAACCAGCGAGAAGAAGAAATCCTGCGAGCGCTTTATCGTGCAGGTGGCTCTTGCCGGGTCCGCTTTCTGGCAAACGAACTCGGTGTGACCTTCGAAACGATACGCCGAAATCTCAGAACGCTTGAAGAACGCAACATCGTGCGCAAGGTTCATGGGGGCGTTCATCTGGTTGAGGAAATTCTCGAACCGACCTTCGAAAGTCGACTGGACAAAATGGTCAATAGCAAGGAAAAGCTTGCCAAGGCTGCAGTCGAGAATATCAGCGATGGCGATTCCATTTTCCTCGATATCGGCACCACCACGGCCTATGTGGCGATGGCCCTGAAAAACCATAGCGATCTGTTTGTGGTGACCAATTCCGTCTTTGTGGCAAGCACGTTATCGACACGCAACAACAACAAGGTTTTCATGGCTGGTGGCGAATTGCGTCCCCATGATGGCGGGGCATTTGGTGTGGAAGCCCAGGATCTCATCCGACGCCTCAATGTCAGATTCGCAATCTTGTCGGTCGGTGCAATCAATGCTGACACCGGCTTCATGCTTCATGACCTGCAGGAAGCCAATCTTGCCAATATCGCCATTGAAAACGCCCAGGTCCGGGTCATTGTTGCAGATGGTGAAAAGCTGGGAAAACGCGCACCGGTTGCCCTGCAGGATATCAGCAGGATCGATTTGTTTGTTACCGACCGTCAGCCACCACGCAATATCCAAAAAATGCTCGAAGAAAACGAAATCGATTTGATTGTTGCCAACGAAAACCAGCCCCAATCCTAG
- a CDS encoding NADPH-dependent FMN reductase — MKILAISGSSRAASTNTAMLNAVSKIACPDHQVRVFSALADLPVFSPDAETKPLSASVLSFVTMIREHDGLIIASPEYVRAIPGGLKNAIDWLVSRDEIVGKPIALMHASHRGDDMLAQLRLVLSTVSENFCEDDFLRFALMKLSPEEISAILAEPSNRSSIRDYLTSFASRVSHTNEGKR; from the coding sequence ATGAAAATTCTCGCGATCTCCGGCAGCAGTCGAGCTGCATCGACCAACACCGCCATGCTGAATGCTGTCTCGAAAATCGCCTGTCCTGATCATCAGGTCAGGGTTTTTTCTGCTTTGGCCGATCTTCCCGTTTTTTCTCCTGATGCCGAAACCAAGCCATTGTCAGCGTCCGTTCTGTCTTTTGTGACCATGATCCGCGAACATGACGGATTGATCATTGCCAGTCCCGAATATGTAAGAGCCATTCCCGGCGGGTTGAAAAATGCAATCGATTGGCTTGTGTCCCGTGATGAGATTGTCGGAAAGCCTATTGCACTTATGCATGCCTCTCATCGGGGCGATGACATGCTGGCCCAGCTTCGTCTTGTGCTTTCGACCGTCAGCGAGAATTTTTGTGAAGATGATTTTCTTCGGTTTGCGCTGATGAAGCTGTCACCGGAAGAGATTTCGGCGATTTTGGCAGAGCCTTCAAACCGGTCATCAATCAGAGACTATCTGACAAGTTTTGCTTCGCGTGTGTCTCATACGAACGAGGGAAAACGATAA
- a CDS encoding GFA family protein, producing the protein MKFSGKCLCGAITYEAEGSPLVVAQCHCDECRRLSGTGHTIGAMFPFTSVTLRGSVNTFKYRSAKGSEVTKAFCATCGSPIYGTNSQTPDHLTLTLGSMDDASDLKIEVVIFERDKPHWDELPEDVVSFKTQPDWKPENQDINS; encoded by the coding sequence ATGAAATTTTCAGGAAAATGCCTTTGCGGTGCAATCACATATGAAGCCGAGGGTTCACCTCTTGTGGTCGCGCAGTGCCATTGTGATGAATGCCGCCGTCTGAGCGGCACAGGGCACACCATTGGCGCCATGTTCCCCTTCACTTCAGTCACCTTGAGGGGAAGTGTGAACACGTTCAAATACAGATCCGCAAAGGGATCAGAGGTTACGAAGGCCTTTTGCGCAACCTGTGGCAGCCCCATATATGGAACCAATTCCCAGACGCCTGACCATCTTACATTGACATTGGGATCCATGGATGATGCCAGTGATCTGAAAATCGAAGTGGTCATCTTTGAACGCGACAAACCCCACTGGGATGAGTTGCCCGAAGATGTCGTCTCCTTCAAAACCCAACCAGACTGGAAACCGGAAAATCAGGACATAAACTCATAA
- a CDS encoding ArsR/SmtB family transcription factor, whose amino-acid sequence MIKSIQIKALAGETRLKILRLLAEPEIHFGNQWSADPVELGVCMTLIADALDVAQPTASRHLDILKQAGFISVRKHMKWSYCKRDDAAIRDFLNQLGEEILLKNQAELCPSKEG is encoded by the coding sequence ATGATCAAATCAATCCAGATTAAAGCCCTTGCTGGCGAGACCCGTTTGAAAATCTTGCGGTTGCTGGCCGAACCCGAGATACATTTTGGCAATCAATGGTCTGCTGATCCGGTGGAGCTTGGTGTTTGCATGACATTGATTGCTGATGCTTTGGATGTGGCACAGCCAACCGCGAGCAGACATTTGGATATTCTGAAACAGGCGGGTTTCATAAGTGTGCGAAAGCATATGAAATGGTCTTATTGCAAAAGGGATGATGCTGCGATCCGGGATTTTCTGAACCAATTGGGTGAGGAAATCCTGTTGAAAAATCAAGCCGAGCTTTGTCCTTCGAAAGAAGGGTGA
- a CDS encoding alpha/beta fold hydrolase: MLDLPNTSIIEGNSVRWGKSGQGPALVAIHGTPFSSQVWRRIIPHLIDHRSVYYFDLVGYGQSEMRDGQDVSLAVQNKVLTALFREWDLEQPDILAHDFGGATALRAYYLNGLRYGSLTIFDAVALAPWGSPLVQHVRQHEAAFSGMPNYMHQAILRAYLQTAAHNPLSEEALEIYCAPWTGQIGQPAFYRQIAQMDQKYTDEIQSLYSRMDCPVTVLWGEKDEWIPARTGRQLAMYLSDKDCIPIPDAGHLVQEDRPEAIIAAILEQILPDQLTRS, encoded by the coding sequence ATGCTGGATCTTCCAAACACCTCCATCATTGAAGGCAACTCTGTCCGCTGGGGAAAATCCGGCCAAGGACCTGCATTGGTTGCCATCCATGGCACGCCATTCTCCTCACAGGTCTGGCGCAGGATCATCCCCCACCTGATTGATCACAGAAGTGTCTATTATTTCGATCTTGTGGGCTATGGCCAATCCGAAATGCGCGACGGACAGGATGTCTCCCTTGCCGTCCAGAACAAGGTGCTGACAGCCCTTTTCAGAGAATGGGATCTGGAACAGCCTGATATTCTGGCCCATGATTTTGGTGGTGCAACAGCATTGCGCGCATATTATCTGAATGGTCTGCGCTATGGCTCATTGACCATTTTCGACGCCGTGGCCCTGGCCCCCTGGGGTTCACCTCTGGTGCAACACGTGCGCCAGCATGAAGCCGCTTTTTCAGGAATGCCGAACTATATGCACCAGGCCATACTTCGTGCCTATTTGCAGACAGCAGCGCACAACCCACTCTCCGAAGAAGCATTGGAGATTTATTGCGCCCCTTGGACCGGACAGATCGGCCAGCCAGCATTCTATCGCCAGATTGCACAGATGGACCAAAAATATACCGACGAGATCCAGAGCCTGTATAGCCGCATGGATTGTCCAGTCACAGTCCTTTGGGGTGAAAAGGATGAATGGATCCCTGCCAGGACGGGGCGACAATTGGCAATGTATCTCTCGGACAAGGACTGCATTCCCATTCCCGATGCCGGTCATCTGGTTCAGGAAGATCGCCCCGAAGCCATCATCGCCGCCATACTGGAACAAATCCTGCCCGATCAGCTCACACGCTCATGA
- a CDS encoding GntR family transcriptional regulator, whose amino-acid sequence MALERPKSLRELALEYLRGRIVDGTFQMGQVLSERKISEELGVSKSPVREALAQLRDEGLVHIEPQKGARVFTLSEDEVIQICDFRQAIESASFELALQRDPKGLAAEMDRVVQKMVARKNEDDEDAYIALDNDFHQVIFEHAGNDYLTASYTRYVGKIAALRKLLSQLPKHTDLSFDEHKAIAEAVRKGNLVEIKALLAEHIDRTRTAYTQATNFLKMSVE is encoded by the coding sequence ATGGCGTTGGAAAGACCTAAATCACTTCGAGAGCTCGCTTTGGAGTATCTACGCGGGCGAATCGTTGATGGCACATTTCAGATGGGTCAGGTCTTGTCGGAACGAAAGATCTCTGAAGAGCTTGGTGTTTCAAAGTCCCCAGTGAGGGAGGCGTTGGCACAATTGCGTGATGAAGGACTGGTACATATCGAACCTCAGAAAGGCGCGCGCGTTTTTACTCTGTCAGAGGATGAAGTGATACAGATCTGTGATTTCCGACAGGCTATTGAATCTGCGTCTTTTGAGCTCGCATTGCAGCGTGATCCCAAGGGCTTGGCTGCGGAGATGGACAGGGTTGTTCAGAAGATGGTGGCCAGAAAAAATGAGGATGATGAGGATGCCTATATCGCACTTGATAATGATTTCCATCAGGTCATTTTCGAGCATGCCGGAAATGATTATCTGACTGCGAGCTACACGCGTTATGTCGGGAAAATTGCCGCGTTGCGCAAACTCCTGTCACAACTTCCAAAGCATACGGATCTCTCATTTGATGAACATAAGGCGATTGCAGAGGCTGTGCGCAAAGGAAATCTGGTGGAGATCAAGGCTTTGCTTGCCGAGCATATTGATCGAACCCGGACAGCTTATACTCAAGCCACAAATTTCCTGAAAATGTCGGTCGAATGA
- a CDS encoding C-terminal binding protein, which translates to MSRTASFKPRSDRPLVVITDFDFDDISVETEILEAAGAKVIALQAKQEEDLFDIAPCCAAMINQYARIGRKTITRMKHCEVIARYGVGVDIVDVDTATERGILVTNVQNYCTEEVADHAIALWLTLARKLPDYDRATHAGIWQWQSGQPVYRLRGRTMGVVSLGKIGQAIMARAQAFGVTVIAYDPFLPAEVAAKLGVELVGKADLLARSDYILMQAPMTPDTHHFLSDSEFAAMKPGAILVNTGRGPTVDNKALFRALSEGHLAAAGLDDPEEEPAKRASWTPDDNPLFTLPNVLVTPHAAYYSEESILAARTIAATQVAKVLTGQKPDYTVNAQALAATPA; encoded by the coding sequence ATGTCAAGAACTGCCAGTTTCAAACCGCGTAGCGACAGACCGCTTGTCGTGATTACCGATTTTGATTTTGACGATATAAGTGTCGAGACCGAAATCCTTGAAGCGGCTGGTGCCAAGGTCATCGCATTGCAGGCGAAACAAGAGGAAGATCTGTTTGACATCGCGCCGTGTTGTGCCGCGATGATAAATCAATATGCCAGAATTGGGCGCAAAACGATCACACGAATGAAACATTGTGAGGTGATCGCACGCTATGGCGTTGGCGTCGACATTGTCGATGTAGACACAGCCACCGAACGAGGCATCCTGGTAACCAATGTGCAAAACTATTGCACCGAGGAAGTCGCAGATCATGCCATTGCTCTTTGGCTGACACTTGCCCGCAAATTGCCAGATTACGACCGCGCCACCCATGCAGGGATATGGCAATGGCAAAGCGGTCAACCGGTTTATCGCTTGCGTGGACGCACAATGGGCGTCGTCTCATTGGGAAAAATCGGCCAGGCTATCATGGCAAGGGCCCAAGCCTTCGGGGTTACGGTCATCGCGTATGATCCCTTCCTGCCCGCTGAGGTCGCCGCAAAGCTTGGTGTGGAACTGGTGGGCAAAGCTGATCTGCTTGCCCGGTCCGACTACATCCTGATGCAGGCCCCGATGACTCCCGACACGCATCACTTCCTCTCAGATTCCGAGTTCGCAGCCATGAAACCCGGAGCAATCCTTGTGAATACAGGGCGTGGGCCCACCGTGGACAACAAGGCGTTGTTCCGGGCACTCAGCGAGGGTCATTTGGCCGCTGCGGGCCTTGATGACCCCGAAGAGGAGCCAGCAAAGCGGGCCAGTTGGACACCAGATGACAATCCGCTCTTCACGCTGCCCAACGTCCTCGTGACACCACATGCCGCCTATTATTCAGAAGAGTCGATACTTGCCGCCCGCACCATCGCGGCAACACAGGTGGCCAAGGTGCTTACAGGACAAAAGCCAGACTACACCGTCAATGCCCAGGCATTGGCTGCAACACCCGCATAA
- a CDS encoding RraA family protein: MPDVSSDLRVFNDFERNPDLLKKFDKVLEAYSAAAIFADVQYRTGVMDSSIKPAFRAKVTGQAVTVQLSKGDLVDPLKALEMGQPGDVIVVDAGGDLNTSVCGGLMGGLAQNRGIRGMIVDGSGRDTDELEDINWPIWTRAITPRGTHTMFSGRKEELSINVPIACGGVVVNPGDFIVADLMGVVVIPQELAEETVRLAQEQAEREEETRKWVAKGKTVEDLLNEFGRI, from the coding sequence ATGCCAGACGTCAGCAGTGATCTCAGGGTCTTCAATGACTTTGAACGAAACCCGGACTTGCTCAAGAAATTCGACAAGGTTCTGGAGGCTTATTCAGCGGCGGCCATTTTTGCCGATGTACAATATCGCACCGGTGTGATGGACAGTAGCATCAAGCCTGCCTTCCGCGCCAAGGTTACAGGTCAGGCTGTAACCGTCCAGCTTTCCAAGGGAGATCTGGTCGATCCTCTGAAAGCCCTGGAAATGGGTCAACCCGGTGATGTGATCGTTGTTGATGCGGGTGGCGACCTCAATACCTCTGTTTGTGGCGGGCTCATGGGTGGATTGGCGCAAAATCGCGGCATTCGCGGGATGATCGTCGATGGCTCAGGGCGCGATACGGATGAGCTGGAAGACATCAACTGGCCAATCTGGACACGTGCCATCACGCCGCGTGGCACACACACGATGTTTTCCGGACGCAAAGAAGAATTGTCGATCAACGTACCCATCGCCTGTGGTGGCGTGGTCGTGAATCCCGGAGATTTCATTGTAGCCGATTTGATGGGTGTCGTCGTAATTCCGCAGGAATTGGCCGAGGAAACCGTACGCCTTGCACAGGAGCAGGCCGAACGCGAAGAAGAAACCCGCAAATGGGTAGCCAAGGGAAAAACCGTCGAGGACCTGCTGAATGAATTCGGACGCATCTGA
- a CDS encoding 2-dehydro-3-deoxygalactonokinase: MNSDASEPALIGVDWGTSSLRAFLISKDGQILDGISSPQGIMQVPGKNYETVLDRLIGHWLAQTDLPVLASGMITSRNGWIETTYARMPLDAGGLASALVPHDIASGTRIHFVTGASIEHAGRPDVMRGEETQIIGASALALSDGTFVMPGTHSKWVQVSNGQIMDFSTYMTGEIFAALKEHTILGTLMEDDEFNSEAFKAGVTVAMEDKADLLHNLFHVRTLPLMGKIPKTAAADYMSGLLIGTEVAAATDNASTIGTITLVGRSDLSDRYEIALQTANIESRRAPDDIVAKGHFKIACAAGLIG, encoded by the coding sequence ATGAATTCGGACGCATCTGAGCCGGCACTGATTGGTGTAGATTGGGGGACAAGTTCTTTACGGGCATTTCTGATCAGCAAAGATGGTCAGATCCTTGATGGGATCTCCTCTCCCCAAGGCATCATGCAAGTACCCGGCAAAAACTATGAGACGGTCCTCGATCGTCTCATTGGCCACTGGCTTGCCCAAACTGACCTTCCTGTCCTTGCCTCTGGCATGATCACCAGTCGGAATGGTTGGATTGAAACAACTTATGCCCGAATGCCGCTAGACGCCGGTGGTCTTGCAAGCGCTCTGGTACCTCATGACATTGCAAGCGGCACCCGTATCCATTTTGTAACAGGAGCCTCAATTGAACATGCAGGAAGACCGGACGTCATGCGGGGCGAGGAAACGCAGATTATCGGTGCTTCTGCGCTTGCGTTGAGCGATGGCACATTTGTGATGCCAGGCACACACAGCAAATGGGTGCAGGTTTCAAACGGCCAGATCATGGACTTCTCCACATATATGACCGGCGAAATATTCGCCGCCCTCAAGGAACACACGATATTGGGAACTTTGATGGAAGACGATGAATTCAATTCAGAAGCATTCAAAGCTGGCGTAACGGTAGCCATGGAAGACAAAGCAGATCTCCTGCACAATTTGTTCCATGTGCGCACGCTTCCGCTGATGGGCAAAATTCCCAAAACCGCAGCGGCCGATTACATGTCAGGTCTGTTGATCGGTACGGAAGTGGCAGCTGCAACCGACAATGCCAGTACCATCGGCACCATCACCCTTGTGGGACGCTCTGATCTGTCGGATCGCTACGAAATCGCTCTCCAAACCGCAAATATTGAAAGCCGGCGTGCACCGGATGATATCGTTGCCAAGGGACATTTCAAGATTGCCTGTGCAGCGGGGTTGATAGGATGA